The DNA sequence CCCGTGCAGCGGCTCGGCGACGCGGCGCGCCGGCTCGGCGAGGGGGAGCTGGACCACCGGCTTGAGGTGTCCGGGACGGACGAACTCGCCGACCTGGCCCACACCTTCAACAAGACGGCGGAGGCGCTGGAGAAGAAGGTCGCCGACATGAGCGCGCGGGAGGAGTCCAGCCGGCGGTTCGTCGCGGACATGTCCCACGAACTGCGCACGCCGCTGACGGCGCTGACCGCGGTCGCCGAGGTGCTGGAGGACGAGGTCGACGGCCTCGATCCGATGATCGCGCCGGCGGTGGGTCTGGTCGTGAGCGAGACCAGGCGGCTGAACGACCTCGTGGAGAACCTCATGGAGGTCACCCGCTTCGACGCGGGGACGGCGCGACTGGTGCTGGACGACGTGGACGTCGCCGACCAGGTGACGGCGTGCATCGACACGCGGGCGTGGCTCGACGCGGTCGAACTCGACGCGGAGCGCGGGATCGTGGCGCGGCTGGACCCGCGGCGGCTCGACGTGATCCTGGCCAACCTGATCGGCAACGCGCTCAAGCACGGCGGATCGCCGGTACGGGTCTCCATCCGGGTGGAGGGGGACTGGCTGGTCATCGCCGTACGGGACAACGGGCCCGGCATCCCCGAGGCCGTACTGCCGCACGTCTTCGACCGGTTCTACAAGGCGAGCGCGTCGCGCCCGAAGTCGGACGGCAGCGGTCTCGGCCTGTCCATCGCGATGGAGAACGCGCACATCCACGGCGGCGA is a window from the Streptomyces sp. NBC_01244 genome containing:
- a CDS encoding sensor histidine kinase translates to MIRALFAGRRWTSLRLRVLVVFALVALTAAVSASGIAYWLNREAVLTRTQDAALGDFRQEMQDRAAALPADPTQDELQHTAEMMAGSSPGYSVLLVDEKDGHKVAGAAGPDAFSLADVPKSLQHAVDDRQKTTSANDAEYHVYWQRTKPNGNPYLVGGTRIVGGGPTGYMYKSLAQERDDLNALAWSLTIATGLALLGSALLAQAAARTVLRPVQRLGDAARRLGEGELDHRLEVSGTDELADLAHTFNKTAEALEKKVADMSAREESSRRFVADMSHELRTPLTALTAVAEVLEDEVDGLDPMIAPAVGLVVSETRRLNDLVENLMEVTRFDAGTARLVLDDVDVADQVTACIDTRAWLDAVELDAERGIVARLDPRRLDVILANLIGNALKHGGSPVRVSIRVEGDWLVIAVRDNGPGIPEAVLPHVFDRFYKASASRPKSDGSGLGLSIAMENAHIHGGDITAENGAEGGALFTLRLPVDVGKVIAGDDDEA